Proteins encoded together in one Mugil cephalus isolate CIBA_MC_2020 chromosome 16, CIBA_Mcephalus_1.1, whole genome shotgun sequence window:
- the LOC125022904 gene encoding SAP30-binding protein — MASGKKSSLLSSLAEYGDDSEPDSDPEPEESGGKGSGGGLVYGYGDDDLNRTEDIDDKVSPDEDSRESNSEMEESDEGRDADDVEIPEAERKDPNELVALFSEKVRNMSPDEIRIPPEPAGRCSSQLQEKIHKLYERKLHGDFDTNSHIQKKKEFRNPSIYEKLIQFCSIDELGTNYPKDMFDPHGWSEDSYYEALAKAQKVEMDKLEKAKKERTKIEFVTGTKKGTNPSSTAASNTSSTTTTATDAQKRKSKWDSAIPVTLAQPTLLTTTATLPAVVSVTTTASGTKTTVISAVGTILKKSKQ; from the exons ATGGCGAGCGGCAAAAAGAGCAGTTTGCTTTCCTCTTTGGCAGAGTATGGAGACGACTCAGAGCCCGACTCTGACCCCGAACCAGAAGAGTCAG GGGGCAAAGGAAGCGGAGGAGGACTTGTGTATGGCTACGGTGATGATGACCTGAACCGAACTGAAGACATAGATGACAAAGTGTCCCCGGATGAAGACAGCAGAGAGAGCAATTCG GAAATGGAAGAATCTGACGAGGGGCGGGACGCAGATGATGTCGAG ATCCCAGAGGCAGAAAGGAAGGACCCCAATGAGCTCGTTG cgcTGTTCTCGGAGAAGGTGAGGAACATGTCGCCTGATGAAATCAGGATCCCCCCAGAGCCGGCCGGACGCTGCTCGAGTCAACTGCAG GAGAAGATCCACAAGTTGTACGAGAGGAAGCTCCATGGAGACTTTGACACAAACAGCCACatccagaaaaagaaagaattcaGAAACCCAAG TATTTACGAGAAGCTCATTCAGTTCTGTAGTATAGATGAACTTGGAACTAACTACCCCAAAGACATGTTTGATCCTCACGGCTGGTCTGAAGACTCTTATTACGAAGCCCTGG CCAAAGCCCAGAAAGTGGAGATGGACAAACTGGAGAAAGCCAAGAAAGAGCGAACCAAG ATCGAGTTCGTCACAGGGACCAAGAAGGGAACCAACCCCTCCAGCACGGCAGCCTCtaacaccagcagcaccaccactACAGCCACAG ACGCCCAGAAGAGGAAAAGCAAGTGGGACTCTGCGATCCCCGTGACCCTGGCACAGCCCACTCTCCTCACCACCACGGCGACCCTGCCGGCCGTCGTCTCCGTGACGACCACCGCCAGCGGCACCAAGACCACGGTCATCTCCGCAGTGGGCACCATCCTAAAGAAATCAAAGCAGTGA